A single region of the Leisingera thetidis genome encodes:
- a CDS encoding 3-hydroxybutyryl-CoA dehydrogenase — MGIQKVGVIGAGQMGNGIAHVLALAGYDVVLNDVSQQALDGALSLIHKNMARQASKGKISEPDMKAALARIVPSLTLADVGATDLVIEAATERETVKQAIFEDLLPHLKPHTILTSNTSSISITRLASRTDRPERFMGFHFMNPVPVMQLVELIRGIATDEPTFSACQEVVARLGKTSASAEDFPAFIVNRILMPMINEAVYTLYEGVGSVKSIDESMKLGANHPMGPLELADFIGLDTCLAIMNVLHDGLADTKYRPCPLLTKYVEAGWLGRKTQRGFYDYRGETPVPTR; from the coding sequence ATGGGAATTCAGAAGGTTGGTGTGATTGGTGCCGGACAGATGGGCAATGGCATCGCCCATGTTCTGGCGCTGGCCGGGTATGACGTGGTGCTGAACGACGTCAGCCAGCAGGCGCTGGACGGCGCGCTGAGCCTCATTCACAAGAACATGGCCCGGCAGGCGAGCAAGGGAAAGATCTCCGAGCCGGACATGAAGGCGGCCCTGGCGCGCATTGTGCCGTCGCTGACGCTGGCCGATGTGGGCGCAACCGATCTGGTGATCGAAGCCGCCACCGAGCGGGAAACCGTGAAACAAGCCATTTTCGAAGATCTGCTGCCGCATCTGAAACCGCATACCATCCTGACTTCGAACACCTCGTCGATCTCGATCACCCGGCTGGCCAGCCGCACCGACCGGCCGGAACGCTTCATGGGGTTCCATTTCATGAATCCGGTGCCGGTGATGCAGCTGGTCGAGCTGATCCGCGGCATTGCCACCGATGAGCCCACGTTCAGCGCCTGCCAGGAAGTTGTGGCACGGCTGGGCAAGACCTCTGCCAGCGCCGAGGATTTTCCAGCCTTCATCGTCAACCGCATCCTGATGCCGATGATCAACGAGGCGGTCTATACGCTGTATGAAGGGGTCGGCTCGGTCAAATCGATCGATGAATCGATGAAGCTGGGCGCCAACCATCCGATGGGGCCGCTGGAGCTGGCGGATTTCATCGGCCTGGACACCTGCCTGGCGATCATGAACGTGCTGCATGACGGGCTGGCGGACACCAAATACCGCCCCTGCCCGCTGCTGACGAAATATGTCGAGGCCGGCTGGCTGGGCCGCAAGACCCAGCGCGGGTTTTATGATTACCGCGGCGAAACCCCGGTCCCAACACGGTGA
- a CDS encoding HPr family phosphocarrier protein: protein MALKTLKIINEKGLHARASAKLVEVVEGFDATAEVIKDGMSASGDSIMGLLMLAASKGTTIDVETSGPDADALAHALEALVAGRFGEGY, encoded by the coding sequence ATGGCTCTGAAGACGCTGAAAATCATCAATGAAAAAGGGCTGCACGCCCGCGCCTCGGCCAAGCTGGTGGAGGTGGTCGAAGGGTTTGACGCCACGGCAGAAGTCATAAAGGACGGCATGTCCGCCTCCGGCGACAGCATAATGGGCCTTTTGATGTTGGCAGCCTCGAAAGGAACGACTATTGACGTCGAAACTTCGGGGCCTGATGCTGATGCGCTGGCGCATGCGCTGGAAGCCCTGGTGGCCGGCAGGTTCGGCGAAGGCTACTAG
- a CDS encoding SDR family NAD(P)-dependent oxidoreductase, whose translation MEKSILITGCSSGIGLDAARGMRERGWRVFASCRQQRDCDRMRAEGFESPRIDYTDPASMDSGLAEVLDATGGTLDALFNNGAHGLPGAVEDLPTEGLRTIFEANFFGWHELTRQVIPVMRAQGHGRIVQNSSILGLVSFPWRGAYVATKYALEGLTDTLRVELQGTGIHMVLIEPGPVTSKIREKSIPHFERFIDWQSSPRRDLYESRLLKRLYESSGPDRFELPASAVTAKLAHACESRRPRARYYVTTPTHIAGFLRRILSTRAIDRILVRLG comes from the coding sequence GTGGAAAAATCCATCCTGATTACGGGCTGTTCCTCGGGGATAGGCCTGGATGCGGCCCGCGGCATGCGCGAGCGCGGCTGGCGGGTGTTTGCCTCCTGCCGCCAGCAGCGCGATTGCGACCGGATGCGGGCCGAAGGCTTTGAAAGCCCGCGGATCGACTACACCGATCCTGCCAGCATGGACTCAGGCCTGGCCGAAGTGCTGGACGCCACCGGCGGCACCCTGGATGCACTGTTCAACAACGGCGCGCACGGGCTGCCCGGCGCGGTGGAGGACCTGCCGACGGAGGGCCTGCGCACGATCTTCGAGGCCAATTTCTTTGGCTGGCATGAGCTGACCCGGCAGGTGATCCCGGTGATGCGGGCGCAGGGTCATGGCCGGATCGTGCAGAACTCCTCGATTCTCGGCTTGGTCTCCTTTCCCTGGCGCGGGGCCTATGTGGCGACGAAATATGCGCTGGAAGGGCTGACCGACACGCTGCGGGTCGAACTGCAGGGCACCGGCATTCACATGGTGCTGATCGAACCCGGGCCGGTGACCTCGAAAATCCGCGAGAAATCGATCCCGCATTTCGAGCGGTTCATCGACTGGCAATCCTCGCCGCGGCGGGATCTCTACGAATCCCGCCTGCTGAAGCGGCTCTATGAAAGCAGCGGCCCCGACCGGTTCGAGCTGCCGGCCTCAGCGGTGACAGCCAAGCTGGCCCATGCCTGCGAATCCCGCCGGCCGCGCGCGCGGTACTACGTCACCACCCCCACCCATATCGCCGGTTTCCTGCGCCGGATCCTCAGCACACGGGCAATTGACCGCATCCTGGTGCGGCTCGGCTGA
- a CDS encoding lysophospholipid acyltransferase family protein, whose protein sequence is MADTAHDRNTGAAPEAADQTGEVYDRRTLTYANSFDDRWTSLAIKTIEWLTGKLTILRMVSKFEKQNSEYRGQKFWRGALNVMGIDLQTPAEQISNIPKDGPVVIVANHPHGMVDGMIFADLIGRRRLDYRILTRSVLTGLDEAATSFMIPVPFPHDPEAQRKMVDMRAKTMAFLKDGGAVALFPSGVVMSSDSWFGPAIEREWNVFTAQLIRRSGARVVPIYFPGRNSRWYQIACRISPVLRQGLLLHEIVRSCNKPQAPVVGEPLTDEQMEKLHSDPRGFMAWLREHTLRLGKQP, encoded by the coding sequence TTGGCGGATACCGCACACGACAGGAATACCGGCGCTGCGCCGGAAGCCGCTGATCAGACGGGCGAGGTCTATGACCGCCGCACGCTGACCTATGCCAACTCCTTTGATGACCGCTGGACGTCGCTGGCAATCAAGACCATCGAATGGCTGACCGGGAAACTGACCATCCTGCGCATGGTCAGCAAGTTCGAGAAGCAGAACTCGGAATACCGCGGCCAGAAGTTCTGGCGCGGGGCGCTCAACGTGATGGGCATCGACCTGCAGACGCCCGCAGAGCAGATCAGCAACATCCCCAAGGACGGCCCGGTGGTGATTGTCGCCAACCATCCGCACGGGATGGTCGACGGCATGATCTTTGCCGACCTGATCGGCCGCCGCCGCCTGGATTACCGCATCCTGACCCGCTCGGTGCTGACCGGGCTCGACGAGGCGGCGACCTCCTTCATGATCCCGGTCCCGTTTCCGCACGACCCCGAGGCGCAGCGCAAAATGGTGGACATGCGGGCCAAGACCATGGCCTTCCTCAAGGACGGCGGCGCCGTGGCATTGTTCCCCTCCGGCGTGGTGATGTCATCGGACAGCTGGTTCGGCCCGGCCATCGAGCGGGAATGGAACGTGTTCACCGCCCAGCTGATCCGGCGCTCCGGTGCTCGGGTGGTGCCGATCTATTTCCCCGGCCGCAATTCGCGCTGGTACCAGATCGCCTGCCGGATCTCGCCGGTCCTGCGCCAGGGGCTGCTGCTGCATGAGATCGTGCGCTCCTGCAACAAGCCGCAGGCGCCGGTTGTCGGCGAACCGCTGACGGACGAGCAGATGGAGAAACTGCACAGCGACCCGCGCGGCTTCATGGCCTGGCTGCGCGAGCACACGCTCCGCCTGGGCAAACAGCCCTGA
- a CDS encoding HPr kinase/phosphorylase — protein sequence MPEPESLILHASCVALEGRGLLITGTSGQGKSALALQLMAYGAQLVADDRVLLQLLDGQVVASAPEPIRGLIEARCMGLLHAQIRSPVPVAALVDLDDAETERLPIRHFTRLLGQEVARVKRVDGAHFAPALMQYLRCGALDPDA from the coding sequence ATGCCTGAACCGGAAAGCCTCATCCTGCATGCCTCCTGCGTCGCGCTGGAGGGGCGGGGGCTTTTGATCACCGGCACCTCCGGGCAGGGCAAGTCAGCGCTGGCCCTGCAGCTGATGGCCTATGGCGCCCAGCTGGTCGCCGATGACCGGGTGCTGCTGCAGCTTCTGGACGGGCAGGTGGTTGCCAGCGCGCCGGAACCGATCCGCGGGCTGATAGAGGCGCGGTGCATGGGCCTGCTGCACGCGCAGATCCGCAGCCCGGTGCCGGTGGCGGCGCTGGTGGATCTGGATGACGCGGAAACAGAACGCCTGCCCATCCGCCATTTCACGCGGCTTCTCGGGCAGGAGGTCGCCCGGGTAAAGCGTGTGGATGGCGCACATTTTGCCCCGGCCCTGATGCAGTATCTCAGATGCGGAGCCCTGGATCCCGATGCCTGA
- a CDS encoding twin transmembrane helix small protein, giving the protein MSDPLYYLALAAVAAVVVALVIGIGGFGKGGDFNRRNANKMMRLRILFQFIAVVLLLSYVYLRSQGG; this is encoded by the coding sequence ATGAGCGATCCGCTGTATTATCTGGCACTGGCTGCGGTGGCCGCCGTGGTTGTGGCGCTGGTCATCGGCATAGGCGGTTTTGGCAAGGGCGGCGACTTCAACCGCAGGAATGCAAACAAGATGATGCGCCTGCGCATCCTGTTTCAATTCATTGCAGTGGTGCTCTTGCTGTCCTACGTCTACCTGCGCAGCCAGGGAGGATAA
- a CDS encoding DUF6473 family protein — protein MSYELKSAGALSGESCRYGQSRLLVRGPQRSLDAPYVAFLGGTEVYGRFVEFPFVDSLQNQLGMDCINLGSVNAGLDSFVQDETLIRIARQAHVSVLQMLGAQNISNPYYRVHPRRNDRFLQAHPALKTLYPEVDFTEFHFNKHLLCTLREISGQRFEKVREQLQRSWVERMSRLIEELDGRVLLLWLRYQLDAGAGFPDEPVLVDRTMAEALRPKVQGVLEIKASSAAAAKDIAGMIFGQMELPAARHMIGPKEHLRIAAALAGRMSPMLRKK, from the coding sequence ATGAGCTATGAACTCAAAAGCGCCGGGGCGCTTTCGGGAGAATCGTGCAGATACGGGCAGTCCAGACTGCTGGTGCGGGGGCCGCAGCGGTCTCTGGACGCGCCCTATGTTGCCTTTCTCGGCGGAACCGAAGTCTACGGGCGATTCGTTGAGTTTCCCTTTGTGGACTCCCTGCAGAACCAGCTTGGCATGGATTGCATCAATCTGGGCAGCGTCAATGCCGGGCTGGACAGTTTCGTGCAGGACGAGACCCTGATCAGGATCGCCAGGCAGGCGCATGTTTCGGTGCTGCAGATGCTGGGGGCGCAGAATATCTCGAACCCCTACTACCGTGTCCACCCGCGCCGCAATGACCGGTTTCTGCAGGCCCATCCGGCACTCAAGACGCTGTACCCGGAGGTAGACTTCACAGAGTTTCATTTCAACAAGCACCTGCTCTGCACCTTGCGCGAGATTTCCGGACAGCGGTTCGAGAAGGTGCGCGAACAGCTGCAGCGCAGCTGGGTCGAGCGGATGAGCAGGCTGATCGAAGAGCTTGACGGCCGTGTTCTGCTCTTGTGGCTGCGCTATCAGCTGGACGCCGGTGCGGGCTTTCCGGACGAGCCGGTCCTGGTCGACCGCACAATGGCTGAGGCCCTGCGCCCCAAAGTGCAGGGCGTTCTCGAAATCAAGGCCTCGTCCGCCGCCGCGGCAAAGGACATTGCGGGCATGATCTTTGGCCAGATGGAACTGCCTGCGGCGCGCCATATGATCGGCCCCAAGGAGCATTTGCGGATAGCCGCAGCGCTGGCAGGCCGGATGTCCCCGATGCTTCGGAAAAAGTAG
- a CDS encoding cob(I)yrinic acid a,c-diamide adenosyltransferase, with product MVVLNKIYTRTGDKGETALGNGERVAKHSARVTAYGTSDELNSFAGVARLEAEGEMDAALARIQNDLFDLGADLCRPEMAKDAEADYPPLRIAAAQVERLEAEIDVMNKDLQALRSFILPGGSKLAAHLHVCRTVARRAERLCTDLSTAEDVNPAAVKYLNRLSDWFFVAARVANNGGKDDVLWVPGANR from the coding sequence ATGGTCGTTCTGAACAAAATCTACACCCGCACCGGCGACAAGGGCGAAACCGCCCTGGGCAACGGCGAGCGCGTGGCCAAACACTCGGCCCGGGTCACTGCCTATGGCACCTCGGATGAACTGAATTCCTTTGCCGGCGTGGCCCGGCTGGAGGCGGAGGGCGAAATGGACGCGGCCCTGGCGCGCATCCAGAACGACCTGTTCGATCTGGGCGCCGACCTGTGCCGCCCGGAGATGGCAAAGGACGCCGAGGCGGACTACCCGCCGCTGCGGATTGCGGCGGCGCAGGTCGAGCGGCTGGAGGCCGAGATCGACGTCATGAACAAGGATCTGCAGGCGCTGCGCAGCTTCATCCTGCCGGGCGGCTCGAAACTGGCGGCGCATCTGCACGTCTGCCGCACCGTGGCGCGCCGCGCCGAACGCCTGTGCACGGACCTGAGCACTGCCGAAGACGTGAACCCGGCAGCCGTGAAATACCTGAACCGGCTGTCGGACTGGTTCTTTGTCGCGGCCCGCGTGGCCAACAACGGCGGCAAGGACGATGTTCTATGGGTGCCCGGCGCCAACCGCTGA
- a CDS encoding PTS sugar transporter subunit IIA codes for MIGIVIVAHGGLAKEYLAAVEHVVGPQPSLMAIAIAPDDDRDGKQDEICAAANDVDTGGGVVVVTDLFGGSPSNLSLKACAPADRRILYGANLPMLIKLAKSRHLPVADAVRQAMEAGRKYINAQNVNPDGEQAH; via the coding sequence TTGATCGGGATTGTGATCGTAGCGCATGGCGGGCTGGCGAAGGAATACCTCGCCGCTGTGGAACACGTTGTGGGTCCGCAGCCCAGCCTGATGGCCATCGCCATCGCCCCGGACGATGACCGGGACGGCAAGCAGGACGAGATCTGCGCGGCCGCCAACGACGTGGACACCGGCGGCGGTGTGGTGGTGGTGACCGACCTGTTCGGCGGCTCCCCCTCCAATCTCAGCCTCAAGGCCTGCGCGCCGGCGGACCGCCGTATCCTGTACGGGGCAAACCTGCCGATGCTGATCAAACTGGCGAAATCCCGCCACCTGCCGGTTGCCGATGCGGTCCGGCAGGCTATGGAGGCCGGGCGCAAATACATTAACGCGCAAAACGTAAACCCTGATGGGGAGCAGGCACATTAA
- a CDS encoding electron transfer flavoprotein subunit beta/FixA family protein: MKVLVPVKRVIDYNVKVRVKADGSGVDLANVKMSMNPFDEIAVEEAIRLKEAGKADEVVAVSIGVKQAQETLRTALAMGADRAILVVAADDVHTDIEPLAVAKILAKVVEEEQPGVVLCGKQAIDNDMNATGQMLSALLGWSQGTFASELDIEGDTAKVTREVDGGLQTISVKMPAIITVDLRLNEPRYASLPNIMKAKKKPLDEKTAADYGVDVTPRLEIVKTEEPPARAAGIIVGSVDELVEKLKEAGAV, translated from the coding sequence ATGAAGGTACTCGTGCCTGTCAAGCGCGTGATTGACTACAACGTGAAGGTCCGCGTCAAAGCGGACGGCAGCGGTGTCGATCTCGCCAACGTGAAAATGTCGATGAACCCCTTCGACGAAATCGCCGTCGAAGAAGCCATCCGCCTGAAGGAAGCCGGCAAGGCTGACGAAGTGGTTGCGGTTTCGATCGGCGTGAAGCAGGCCCAGGAAACCCTGCGCACCGCGCTGGCCATGGGCGCGGACCGCGCCATCCTGGTGGTTGCTGCCGACGACGTGCACACCGACATCGAGCCGCTGGCGGTTGCCAAGATCCTCGCCAAAGTGGTCGAGGAAGAGCAGCCCGGCGTCGTGCTCTGCGGCAAGCAGGCGATCGACAACGACATGAACGCAACCGGCCAGATGCTGTCGGCGCTGCTGGGCTGGTCCCAGGGCACCTTCGCGTCCGAGCTGGACATCGAAGGCGACACCGCCAAGGTGACCCGCGAAGTCGACGGCGGCCTGCAGACCATTTCCGTGAAGATGCCCGCCATCATCACCGTGGACCTGCGCCTGAACGAACCGCGCTATGCGTCGCTGCCGAACATCATGAAGGCGAAGAAGAAGCCGCTGGACGAGAAAACCGCCGCCGATTACGGCGTCGACGTCACGCCGCGCCTGGAAATCGTCAAGACCGAAGAGCCGCCGGCCCGCGCCGCAGGCATCATCGTCGGCTCCGTCGACGAGCTGGTTGAGAAACTCAAAGAAGCGGGGGCTGTGTAA
- the rapZ gene encoding RNase adapter RapZ, with amino-acid sequence MPEPDQKAIPVVLVTGPSGAGRTTAINVLEDLGFEAIDNLPLRLLPGLIDAAALPRPMALGLDSRNRDFSPRALLDVIDMLSGRREAELTVLYLDSQPDVLLRRYSETRRRHPLAPAESPGEGVRRELDLMVPIRERADILLDTSAMNVHQLKAEIERWFAPEGRALALSVQSFSYKRGMPHGIDMVFDCRFLANPYWQPELRQRNGREQAVQDYVRSDARFGPFFSRVLDLTRLLLPAYREEGKSHFSIAFGCTGGQHRSVTMAETLAKALAEDGLQVSIRHRELQGQQKK; translated from the coding sequence ATGCCTGAACCCGATCAAAAGGCAATCCCGGTTGTCCTGGTCACCGGCCCCTCCGGGGCGGGACGGACCACCGCGATCAACGTGCTGGAGGACCTCGGTTTCGAGGCCATCGACAACCTGCCGCTCAGGCTGCTGCCCGGGCTGATCGATGCCGCGGCGCTGCCGCGGCCGATGGCGCTGGGATTGGACAGCCGCAACCGGGATTTCTCGCCGCGGGCGCTGCTGGATGTGATCGACATGCTGTCCGGCCGCCGGGAAGCCGAGCTGACCGTGCTGTACCTCGATTCGCAGCCGGATGTGCTGCTGCGCCGCTATTCCGAGACCCGCCGCCGCCACCCTCTGGCGCCTGCGGAATCCCCGGGCGAAGGGGTGCGCCGCGAATTGGACCTGATGGTGCCGATCCGCGAACGGGCGGATATCCTGCTGGACACCTCCGCGATGAACGTTCACCAGCTGAAGGCGGAGATCGAACGGTGGTTCGCGCCGGAAGGCCGCGCATTGGCGCTGTCGGTGCAAAGCTTCTCTTACAAGCGCGGGATGCCGCATGGCATCGACATGGTGTTCGATTGCCGCTTCCTCGCAAATCCTTACTGGCAGCCGGAGCTTCGCCAGCGCAACGGCCGCGAGCAGGCGGTGCAGGACTACGTCAGGTCCGACGCTAGGTTCGGCCCCTTCTTCTCCCGCGTCCTGGACCTCACCCGGCTGCTGCTGCCGGCCTACCGGGAGGAGGGGAAATCGCATTTCTCCATCGCCTTCGGCTGCACCGGCGGGCAGCACCGGTCGGTGACGATGGCGGAAACCCTGGCCAAGGCCCTTGCAGAAGACGGCTTGCAAGTGTCAATTAGACACCGCGAGCTGCAAGGCCAGCAAAAGAAGTGA
- a CDS encoding electron transfer flavoprotein subunit alpha/FixB family protein, translating into MAVLLLAEVTDGALALDATAKAVAAASKLGDVTVLAAGASAAAAGEEAAKIAGVAKVLVAEDASLGHRLAEPTAALIAGLASDFEHIVAPATTDAKNVLPRVAALLDVMVISDVSGVVDGDTFERPIYAGNAIQTVKSRDAKKVVSIRTASFDAAGTGGSASVETISAAANPGLSEWVEDKVAASDRPELTSAGIVVSGGRGVGSEEDFKLIEGLADKLGAAVGASRAAVDSGYAPNDWQVGQTGKVVAPDLYIAVGISGAIQHLAGMKDSKVIVAINKDEEAPIFQVADFGLVADLFEAVPALTEKLG; encoded by the coding sequence ATGGCTGTTCTTCTCCTTGCTGAAGTGACCGACGGCGCGCTGGCGCTGGACGCAACCGCCAAGGCCGTGGCCGCAGCCTCCAAGCTGGGCGACGTGACCGTTCTGGCGGCCGGCGCCTCCGCTGCCGCGGCCGGCGAAGAAGCCGCCAAGATCGCAGGCGTTGCCAAGGTTCTGGTTGCCGAGGACGCATCGCTGGGCCACCGCCTGGCGGAGCCGACCGCAGCCCTGATCGCCGGCCTGGCCTCCGATTTCGAGCACATCGTGGCCCCCGCCACCACCGACGCCAAGAACGTGCTGCCGCGCGTCGCCGCGCTGCTGGACGTGATGGTGATCTCGGACGTCTCCGGCGTTGTCGACGGCGACACCTTCGAGCGCCCGATCTATGCCGGCAACGCGATCCAGACCGTGAAGTCCCGCGACGCCAAGAAAGTCGTCTCGATCCGCACCGCGTCCTTCGACGCAGCCGGGACCGGCGGCTCGGCTTCGGTTGAGACGATCTCTGCTGCGGCCAACCCGGGCCTGTCCGAGTGGGTCGAAGACAAGGTTGCCGCCAGCGACCGTCCCGAGCTGACCTCGGCCGGCATCGTTGTCTCCGGCGGCCGCGGCGTCGGCTCCGAAGAAGACTTCAAACTGATCGAAGGCCTGGCCGACAAGCTGGGCGCCGCTGTTGGCGCATCGCGCGCCGCGGTCGACTCGGGCTATGCCCCGAACGACTGGCAGGTGGGCCAGACCGGCAAGGTTGTTGCCCCGGATCTCTACATCGCCGTGGGCATCTCCGGTGCCATCCAGCACCTGGCCGGCATGAAGGACTCCAAGGTCATCGTGGCGATCAACAAGGACGAAGAGGCCCCGATCTTCCAGGTTGCGGACTTCGGCCTGGTTGCCGACCTGTTCGAGGCCGTCCCGGCGCTGACCGAAAAGCTGGGATAA